In one window of Leifsonia sp. NPDC080035 DNA:
- a CDS encoding phosphatase domain-containing protein: MTATPAKRAASVEPIMHRAARIEDAFHEFRARRARKRGFLATVVPYTGYGSPTWVRILGRVLLVREPKPGSRAERKHRRREESIRGWRSFISVPVADAPVTIEIEGVTHEVMPDRGGVIDTVVPVQLAPGWHTVRLSTPESTRVFEAPVYVVDPKATFGIVSDVDDTVMVTALPRPLLAAWNTFVLDEHARVPTPGMAVLLERLSAAHPGAPVIYLSTGAWNVAPTLTRFLSRNLFPAGPLLLTDWGPTHDRLFRSGREHKQTSLARLAEEFPGLKWLLIGDDGQHDEQLYGEFSTAHPDNVAAVAIRQLSSGEAVLAGGRSKAEKHSEISGAPWVYAPDGAGLSEQLTELGLLP; the protein is encoded by the coding sequence ATGACCGCTACCCCAGCCAAGCGCGCCGCGAGCGTCGAGCCGATCATGCACCGCGCCGCCCGCATCGAGGATGCGTTCCACGAGTTCCGCGCGCGCCGCGCCCGCAAGCGCGGTTTCCTCGCGACCGTGGTGCCGTACACGGGCTACGGTTCGCCCACCTGGGTGCGGATCCTCGGCCGCGTCCTCCTCGTCAGGGAGCCGAAGCCGGGCAGCAGGGCCGAGCGCAAGCACCGCAGGCGCGAGGAGTCGATCAGGGGATGGCGCTCCTTCATCTCCGTGCCCGTGGCCGACGCCCCCGTCACCATCGAGATCGAAGGCGTGACCCACGAGGTCATGCCCGATCGCGGCGGCGTCATCGACACCGTCGTCCCCGTGCAGCTCGCTCCCGGCTGGCACACCGTCCGGCTCTCCACCCCGGAGTCGACGCGCGTCTTCGAGGCGCCCGTCTACGTCGTCGACCCGAAGGCGACCTTCGGCATCGTCTCCGACGTGGACGACACCGTGATGGTCACCGCACTCCCCCGCCCCCTGCTTGCCGCCTGGAACACCTTCGTGCTCGACGAGCACGCCCGCGTCCCGACGCCCGGCATGGCGGTGCTGCTCGAGCGGCTTTCGGCCGCGCATCCCGGCGCCCCGGTGATCTACCTCTCGACCGGTGCCTGGAACGTCGCGCCGACGCTCACGCGCTTCCTCTCCCGCAACCTCTTCCCCGCCGGCCCGCTGCTGCTCACCGACTGGGGGCCCACGCACGACCGGCTGTTCCGGAGCGGCAGGGAGCACAAGCAGACCAGTCTCGCCCGGCTCGCCGAGGAGTTCCCCGGACTGAAGTGGCTGCTGATCGGCGACGACGGCCAGCACGACGAGCAGCTCTACGGCGAGTTCTCCACCGCGCATCCGGACAATGTCGCCGCCGTCGCCATCCGCCAGCTCTCCAGCGGGGAGGCGGTGCTCGCCGGTGGCCGGTCGAAGGCCGAGAAGCACAGCGAGATCTCCGGCGCGCCCTGGGTCTACGCGCCCGACGGCGCCGGCCTGAGCGAGCAGCTCACCGAGCTCGGGCTGCTCCCCTGA
- a CDS encoding winged helix DNA-binding domain-containing protein translates to MTASRTDVLRMRRLAQAIDGDREHSPADVVRRMLAVQAQDFGAACWALGLRTTDATRSDVLADLDAGRIVRSWPMRGTLHFVPTEDLRWMLSVTTERMVAGLARRHAELELADHDFGRARDLLVAELEGGRSIGRADLMALWEGNGIATAGQRGYHLIYYLAQTGVVCWGPTHRTQQALVLLDEWAPQGRSLEEDEAHAEFLLRYLTGHGPATLKDFVWWTKGTVAGAKRGLAVLGDAVTTLEVEGTSYLVTAELADRAAAHPERRSERDAVHLLPGFDEYLLGFQDRSPILEDEHAAAIVPGGNGVFQPIIVARGRIVGTWRTGGAKGEPEARPFGELGAGQRAALARSARAYRRFAD, encoded by the coding sequence ATGACCGCCTCCCGCACCGACGTGCTCAGGATGCGCCGACTGGCGCAGGCGATCGACGGCGATCGCGAGCACTCCCCCGCCGACGTCGTCCGCAGGATGCTCGCCGTGCAGGCGCAGGATTTCGGCGCCGCGTGCTGGGCGCTGGGCCTCCGCACGACGGACGCGACGCGCTCCGACGTCCTCGCCGACCTGGACGCCGGCCGGATCGTCCGCTCCTGGCCGATGCGCGGCACGCTGCACTTCGTCCCTACCGAGGATCTGCGCTGGATGCTGTCGGTCACGACGGAGCGGATGGTCGCCGGTCTCGCGCGACGCCACGCCGAGCTGGAGCTGGCCGATCACGATTTCGGCCGCGCACGCGACCTCCTGGTCGCCGAGCTCGAAGGCGGTCGAAGCATCGGCCGGGCCGACCTGATGGCCCTCTGGGAGGGCAACGGGATCGCCACGGCGGGCCAGCGCGGCTACCACCTCATCTACTACCTCGCGCAGACCGGCGTGGTCTGCTGGGGGCCGACGCATCGCACCCAGCAGGCGCTCGTGCTGCTCGACGAGTGGGCGCCGCAGGGCAGGTCGCTCGAGGAGGACGAGGCGCACGCCGAGTTCCTGCTGCGCTACCTCACCGGTCACGGCCCTGCCACGCTCAAGGACTTCGTCTGGTGGACCAAGGGGACGGTCGCGGGTGCCAAGCGCGGCCTCGCGGTGCTCGGCGACGCCGTGACCACGCTGGAGGTGGAGGGGACGAGCTACCTGGTGACGGCCGAGCTGGCCGACCGGGCGGCCGCCCATCCCGAGCGCCGGTCCGAGCGCGACGCCGTGCACCTCCTCCCGGGCTTCGACGAGTACCTCCTCGGCTTCCAGGACCGCTCGCCGATCCTCGAGGACGAGCACGCCGCGGCGATCGTCCCGGGCGGCAACGGCGTCTTCCAGCCGATCATCGTCGCGCGCGGGCGGATCGTCGGAACCTGGCGGACAGGAGGCGCGAAGGGCGAGCCCGAGGCGCGTCCGTTCGGCGAGCTCGGCGCCGGGCAGCGGGCCGCACTCGCCAGGAGCGCTCGGGCCTACCGCCGCTTCGCCGACTAA
- a CDS encoding FUSC family protein — MAPKFPVKIPLPANIRATTRVPFLQVAKTAAAMILAWVVAGVLVPGELPVFATIAALLVVQPSVNQSVGRAIERSLGVIVGVIVAYVIGLAFGTNSWIVLVAVVASLLIAWALKLTPGTANQVPITAMLVLAIGASNPEYAFARIIETVLGAVIGVVINITVVPPVLTGPARTAVLGLGTEIAATLDRLAQALVSPQTPGERDALLIEARLLRPMEKKAEAALTAADESLTLNPRQSRHRAVLQHDVDLFARLKPLITRALGMTRAFHDHYDDSLVDEPTLSAIAEELRRAAHDLRLLSRDPDAPAHEPGTETAGIPVLTAPLVVATPNPRHWVLLGSLMEDLRRIHSEITGDDDTGA, encoded by the coding sequence GTGGCTCCCAAGTTCCCGGTCAAGATCCCCCTGCCGGCGAACATCCGGGCGACGACCAGGGTCCCCTTCCTGCAGGTGGCCAAGACCGCCGCCGCGATGATCCTGGCCTGGGTCGTCGCGGGCGTCCTCGTGCCGGGCGAGCTCCCGGTCTTCGCCACGATCGCCGCGCTCCTGGTGGTGCAGCCGAGCGTGAACCAGTCGGTCGGCCGGGCGATCGAGCGCTCGCTCGGGGTCATCGTCGGCGTGATCGTCGCCTACGTGATCGGGCTCGCGTTCGGCACGAACAGCTGGATCGTGCTCGTCGCGGTCGTCGCCTCCCTCCTGATCGCCTGGGCGCTGAAGCTCACGCCGGGCACCGCGAACCAGGTGCCGATCACCGCGATGCTGGTCCTGGCGATCGGCGCATCCAACCCGGAGTACGCGTTCGCGCGCATCATCGAGACGGTCCTCGGCGCGGTCATCGGCGTCGTCATCAACATCACCGTCGTGCCTCCGGTGCTCACCGGGCCCGCCCGCACGGCCGTCCTCGGGCTCGGCACCGAGATCGCCGCCACCCTCGACCGCCTGGCCCAGGCGCTGGTGTCGCCGCAGACCCCCGGCGAGCGGGATGCCCTGCTCATCGAGGCGCGCCTGCTCCGGCCGATGGAGAAGAAGGCGGAGGCGGCGCTCACCGCGGCCGACGAGAGCCTGACACTGAACCCGCGCCAGTCACGCCATCGCGCCGTGCTCCAGCACGACGTCGACCTGTTCGCTCGGCTGAAGCCGCTGATCACGCGGGCGCTCGGCATGACCCGCGCGTTCCACGACCACTACGACGACAGCCTGGTCGACGAGCCGACGCTCAGCGCGATCGCGGAGGAGCTGCGGCGTGCGGCCCACGACCTGCGGCTGCTGAGCCGCGATCCGGACGCGCCCGCTCACGAGCCGGGCACCGAGACGGCGGGCATCCCCGTCCTGACGGCGCCGTTGGTCGTCGCCACGCCGAACCCGCGGCACTGGGTGCTGCTGGGGTCGCTCATGGAGGACTTGCGGCGGATCCACTCGGAGATCACCGGAGACGACGACACCGGCGCCTGA
- a CDS encoding proline--tRNA ligase, translated as MPTRLTNYFLRTLREDPSDAEVASHKLLIRAGYIRPQAAGIFAWLPLGLRVKAKIEAIIREEMAAAGAHEVHFPALMPREAYEATGRWEEYGDLLFRLQDRKGGDYLLAPTHEEAFTLLVKDLYSSYKDLPLAIYQIQDKYRDEARPRAGLLRGREFTMKDAYSFDATDAGLDASYQAQRDAYERIFTRLGLEYVIVQADAGAMGGSRSEEFLHPTPVGEDTFVRSAGGYAANVEAFTTEAPPARSYEKLTPQEVLDTPNTPTIQTLVDVANEKHPRPDGRAWTAADTLKNVVLALTHLDGTRELVVVGLPGDREVDMKRAEVAFAPAEVEAATDEDFAKNPGLVKGYIGPWSADGPVLGEEAATGIRFVVDPRVSDGSGWITGANVHGKHVFGLVAGRDFGWDGVVEVAEVKAGDPAPDGSGPVELARGMEIGHVFQLGRKYAEALGLKVLDENGKLVTVTMGSYGIGVTRILAIIAEENNDEKGLAWPETVAPFDVHVVAAGRDQVAFDVAERAALDLEAAGLDVLYDDRPKVSPGVKFGDAELLGVPRILVVGRGAADGEVELWNRRTGDRRTLPLIEAIAELTA; from the coding sequence GTGCCTACTCGCCTGACCAACTATTTCCTCCGTACTCTTCGTGAAGATCCCTCGGACGCCGAGGTCGCCAGCCACAAGCTGCTGATCCGCGCCGGCTACATCCGACCGCAGGCAGCCGGCATCTTCGCGTGGCTGCCGCTGGGGTTGCGGGTGAAGGCGAAGATCGAGGCGATCATCCGCGAGGAGATGGCCGCCGCCGGCGCGCACGAGGTGCACTTCCCGGCGCTGATGCCGCGCGAGGCCTACGAGGCCACCGGCCGCTGGGAGGAGTACGGGGACCTGCTCTTCCGCCTCCAGGATCGGAAGGGCGGCGACTACCTGCTCGCCCCCACCCACGAGGAGGCGTTCACGCTGCTCGTGAAGGATCTGTACTCCTCGTACAAGGACCTGCCGCTGGCGATCTACCAGATCCAGGACAAGTACCGCGACGAGGCCCGGCCGCGCGCCGGGCTGCTGCGCGGCCGCGAGTTCACGATGAAGGACGCGTACTCGTTCGACGCGACCGACGCCGGGCTCGACGCGAGCTACCAGGCGCAGCGCGACGCCTACGAGCGCATCTTCACACGGCTCGGCCTCGAGTACGTCATCGTCCAGGCGGACGCCGGTGCGATGGGCGGCTCCCGCAGCGAGGAGTTCCTGCACCCGACCCCGGTCGGCGAGGACACCTTCGTGCGCTCGGCCGGCGGCTACGCCGCGAACGTCGAGGCGTTCACCACGGAGGCGCCTCCCGCCCGCTCCTACGAGAAGCTGACGCCGCAGGAGGTGCTCGACACCCCGAACACCCCGACGATCCAGACGCTCGTCGACGTGGCCAACGAGAAGCACCCGCGGCCGGACGGCCGGGCGTGGACGGCCGCGGACACGCTGAAGAACGTTGTGCTCGCCCTGACCCACCTGGACGGCACGCGCGAGCTGGTCGTCGTCGGCCTTCCCGGCGACCGTGAGGTCGACATGAAGCGCGCCGAGGTGGCGTTCGCGCCCGCCGAGGTCGAGGCGGCGACCGACGAGGACTTCGCCAAGAACCCCGGTCTGGTCAAGGGCTACATCGGCCCCTGGTCCGCCGACGGACCTGTGCTCGGCGAGGAGGCCGCCACCGGCATCCGGTTCGTCGTCGACCCCCGCGTGAGCGACGGCTCGGGTTGGATCACCGGTGCCAACGTCCACGGCAAGCACGTCTTCGGCCTGGTCGCGGGGCGCGACTTCGGCTGGGACGGAGTGGTCGAGGTCGCCGAGGTCAAGGCGGGCGACCCCGCGCCGGACGGCTCCGGCCCTGTCGAGCTCGCCCGCGGAATGGAGATCGGCCACGTCTTCCAGCTCGGCCGCAAGTACGCGGAGGCGCTGGGCCTGAAGGTCCTCGACGAGAACGGCAAGCTCGTCACCGTCACCATGGGCTCGTACGGCATCGGCGTCACGCGCATCCTGGCGATCATCGCCGAGGAGAACAACGACGAGAAGGGCCTCGCCTGGCCGGAGACCGTCGCGCCGTTCGACGTGCACGTCGTGGCCGCCGGCCGCGACCAGGTCGCGTTCGACGTCGCCGAGCGCGCCGCCCTCGACCTCGAGGCCGCCGGCCTCGATGTCCTCTACGACGACCGCCCGAAGGTCTCTCCCGGCGTCAAGTTCGGTGACGCCGAACTGCTCGGCGTTCCGCGCATCCTCGTCGTCGGCCGCGGCGCAGCGGACGGCGAGGTGGAGCTCTGGAACCGCCGGACGGGCGACCGCAGGACGCTGCCCCTCATCGAGGCGATCGCCGAGCTCACGGCCTGA
- the ispG gene encoding flavodoxin-dependent (E)-4-hydroxy-3-methylbut-2-enyl-diphosphate synthase — protein MAAINLGMPKVPETLSPRRKSRQIRVGKVLVGGDAPVSVQSMTTTPTTNINATLQQIAELTASGCDIVRVAVPSRDDAEALPIIAKKSQIPVIADIHFQPNYVYAAIDAGCAGVRVNPGNIRKFDDQVGKIAAYAKAAGVSLRIGVNAGSLEPSLLQKYGKPTAEALVESAVWEASLFEEHDFHDFKISVKHNDPIVMVKAYRQLAERGDWPLHLGVTEAGPEFQGTIKSATAFGILLAEGIGDTIRVSLSAPPAQEVKVGLQILQSLNLRERKLEIVSCPSCGRAQVDVYSLANNVTEGLQGMSVPLRVAVMGCVVNGPGEAREADLGVASGNGKGQIFVKGEVIKTVPEAEIVQTLIAEANRIAAEMEDAPSGEPTVTVGH, from the coding sequence GTGGCAGCAATCAATCTGGGGATGCCCAAGGTCCCCGAGACTCTTAGCCCCCGTCGTAAGTCCCGTCAGATCCGCGTCGGCAAGGTCCTGGTCGGCGGCGACGCCCCCGTCAGCGTCCAGTCGATGACCACGACGCCGACGACGAACATCAACGCGACCCTGCAGCAGATCGCCGAGCTCACCGCCTCCGGTTGCGACATCGTTCGCGTCGCCGTGCCGAGCCGCGACGACGCCGAGGCGCTGCCCATCATCGCGAAGAAGAGCCAGATCCCGGTCATCGCCGACATCCACTTCCAGCCCAATTACGTCTACGCGGCGATCGACGCCGGCTGCGCCGGTGTGCGCGTCAACCCGGGCAACATCCGCAAGTTCGACGACCAGGTCGGCAAGATCGCGGCCTACGCCAAGGCGGCCGGTGTCTCGCTGCGCATCGGCGTCAACGCGGGGTCGCTCGAGCCGAGCCTGCTGCAGAAGTACGGCAAGCCCACCGCGGAGGCGCTCGTCGAGAGCGCCGTGTGGGAGGCGAGCCTGTTCGAGGAGCACGACTTCCACGACTTCAAGATCTCGGTCAAGCACAACGACCCGATCGTCATGGTGAAGGCCTACCGCCAGCTCGCCGAGCGCGGCGACTGGCCCCTCCACCTCGGCGTCACCGAGGCAGGTCCCGAGTTCCAGGGCACCATCAAGTCGGCGACCGCGTTCGGCATCCTGCTGGCGGAGGGCATCGGCGACACCATCCGCGTCTCGCTGTCGGCTCCTCCCGCGCAGGAGGTCAAGGTCGGCCTGCAGATCCTGCAGTCGCTGAACCTGCGCGAGCGCAAGCTGGAGATCGTCTCGTGCCCGAGCTGCGGTCGCGCCCAGGTGGACGTGTACTCGCTCGCGAACAACGTCACGGAGGGCCTGCAGGGGATGAGCGTCCCGCTGCGCGTCGCGGTCATGGGCTGCGTCGTCAACGGTCCGGGCGAGGCGCGCGAGGCGGATCTCGGCGTCGCGAGCGGCAACGGCAAGGGCCAGATCTTCGTCAAGGGCGAGGTCATCAAGACCGTCCCCGAGGCCGAGATCGTACAGACCCTCATCGCCGAGGCGAACCGCATCGCCGCCGAGATGGAGGACGCCCCCTCGGGCGAGCCGACCGTCACCGTCGGCCACTGA
- a CDS encoding site-2 protease family protein — protein MDSVLLFILGVVIILIGLALSIALHEIGHLVPAKLFGVKVTQYMIGFGKTLFSFRRGETQYGVKAIPLGGYISMIGMFPPGKDGRAGRNSTTGFMQAMVQDARTASAETVAVGEEDRTFYRLPVWKRIVIMFGGPFMNLVIGIVLFGVLLMGFGTPQSSTTIGSVSQCVLPATSATTTKTCTSADPAGPAAAAGLKPGDTLVSIDGTKITSWAQSTAIIRESAGRTLSVVVERDGVERTVALTPKTNQVAKTDAAGKIVTNPDGSTAVLTVGFVGIGAMPELVPQPITAVLPAVGEQTGAVVNVFLHLPQRMVDVWNAAFGSGERDPNGPVSVVGIGRAAGELTALDGVPLIDKIYTMLGMLASLNIALFVFNLVPLLPLDGGHIAGALWEGFRRTMAKLFKRRDPGPVDMAKLMPLTFAVVIVLGGMSVLLMYADIVKPINLFG, from the coding sequence GTGGATTCCGTGCTGCTGTTCATCCTGGGCGTCGTTATCATCCTGATCGGCCTCGCCCTGTCGATCGCGCTGCACGAGATCGGCCACCTGGTTCCCGCGAAGCTGTTCGGCGTCAAGGTGACCCAGTACATGATCGGATTCGGGAAGACGCTGTTCTCGTTCCGCCGCGGCGAGACCCAGTACGGCGTCAAGGCCATCCCGCTCGGCGGCTACATCTCGATGATCGGGATGTTCCCGCCCGGCAAGGACGGCAGGGCCGGCCGCAACTCCACCACCGGCTTCATGCAGGCGATGGTGCAGGACGCCCGCACCGCGAGCGCGGAGACGGTGGCGGTGGGCGAGGAGGATCGCACCTTCTACCGGCTGCCGGTCTGGAAGCGCATCGTCATCATGTTCGGCGGACCGTTCATGAACCTGGTGATCGGCATCGTGCTGTTCGGCGTGCTGCTGATGGGATTCGGGACGCCGCAGAGCTCCACGACCATCGGCTCGGTGAGCCAGTGCGTGCTGCCGGCGACGAGCGCGACGACCACCAAGACCTGCACCTCCGCCGACCCCGCGGGCCCCGCGGCCGCGGCCGGCCTGAAGCCGGGCGACACGCTGGTGAGCATCGACGGCACGAAGATCACGTCGTGGGCGCAGTCCACCGCGATCATCCGCGAGTCCGCCGGACGGACGCTCTCGGTCGTCGTGGAGCGGGACGGCGTCGAGCGGACGGTCGCCCTCACCCCCAAGACCAACCAGGTCGCGAAGACCGATGCGGCGGGAAAGATCGTGACCAACCCGGACGGCAGCACCGCCGTCCTCACCGTCGGCTTCGTCGGTATCGGCGCCATGCCGGAGCTGGTGCCCCAGCCGATCACGGCGGTGCTGCCCGCCGTCGGCGAGCAGACCGGCGCGGTGGTGAACGTCTTCCTCCATCTGCCGCAGCGGATGGTCGATGTCTGGAACGCGGCGTTCGGGTCCGGCGAGCGCGACCCGAACGGGCCGGTCAGCGTGGTCGGGATCGGGCGCGCGGCGGGGGAGCTGACCGCGCTGGACGGCGTCCCGCTGATCGACAAGATCTACACGATGCTCGGGATGCTCGCCTCGCTGAACATCGCGCTGTTCGTCTTCAACCTCGTGCCCCTGCTGCCGCTGGACGGCGGCCACATCGCCGGCGCCCTCTGGGAGGGCTTCCGCCGCACGATGGCGAAGCTGTTCAAGCGCCGCGACCCCGGACCGGTCGACATGGCCAAGCTGATGCCGCTCACGTTCGCCGTGGTGATCGTCCTCGGCGGGATGAGCGTCCTGCTGATGTACGCGGACATCGTCAAGCCGATCAATCTGTTCGGCTGA
- a CDS encoding 1-deoxy-D-xylulose-5-phosphate reductoisomerase, producing MSVRRVVILGSTGSIGTQALDVVAANPDRFRVVGLSAGRNGELMAEQAERFGVADTALGAEDSERLVRSIEADVVLNGITGSVGLGPTLAALETGASLALANKESLIVGGELVKRAAAPGQIVPVDSEHSALAQALRSGSASEVRRLVLTASGGPFRGRTRDSLREVTPSEALAHPTWDMGLVVTTNSSTLVNKGLEVIEAHLLFDVPYERIDVTVHPQSVIHSMVEFVDGSTIAQASPPDMRLPISLGLGWPDRVPGVGVPLDWTTSHTWTFEPLDDEAFPSVALAKRVGAAGSTYPAVFNAANEQAVTAFHAGAIGYLDIVDTVERVVDAHEPAAELTRESLAEAERWARAAADAAIAADGARRA from the coding sequence ATGTCCGTCCGCCGCGTCGTCATCCTCGGCTCCACCGGTTCCATCGGCACCCAGGCGCTGGATGTCGTCGCGGCGAACCCGGACCGGTTCCGGGTCGTCGGCCTCAGCGCCGGACGCAACGGCGAGCTGATGGCCGAGCAGGCCGAGCGCTTCGGCGTCGCGGACACCGCGCTCGGCGCGGAGGACTCCGAGCGGCTGGTGCGCTCGATCGAGGCGGACGTCGTCCTGAACGGCATCACCGGCTCTGTCGGCCTCGGGCCGACCCTTGCCGCCCTGGAGACCGGGGCGAGCCTGGCGCTGGCGAACAAGGAGTCGCTGATCGTCGGCGGCGAGCTGGTGAAGCGGGCCGCGGCGCCCGGCCAGATCGTCCCGGTCGACTCCGAGCATTCGGCGCTCGCCCAGGCGCTCCGTTCGGGATCCGCGTCCGAGGTCCGCAGGCTCGTGCTGACCGCCTCCGGCGGCCCGTTCCGCGGGCGGACCCGCGACTCGCTGCGGGAGGTGACACCGTCCGAGGCGCTCGCGCATCCCACCTGGGACATGGGCCTCGTCGTCACCACCAACTCCTCGACCCTGGTCAACAAGGGGCTCGAGGTGATCGAGGCGCACCTGCTCTTCGACGTGCCGTACGAGCGGATCGACGTCACGGTGCACCCGCAGTCGGTCATCCACTCGATGGTCGAGTTCGTCGACGGATCGACCATCGCCCAGGCGTCGCCGCCGGACATGCGGCTGCCGATCTCGCTCGGCCTCGGGTGGCCAGACCGCGTGCCCGGTGTCGGCGTCCCGCTGGACTGGACGACCTCGCACACCTGGACGTTCGAGCCGCTCGACGACGAGGCGTTCCCCTCCGTGGCGCTCGCCAAGCGCGTCGGGGCCGCCGGGTCCACCTATCCCGCGGTGTTCAACGCCGCCAACGAGCAGGCCGTCACCGCGTTCCACGCCGGCGCCATCGGCTACCTGGACATCGTCGACACGGTGGAGCGCGTCGTCGACGCCCACGAACCGGCCGCCGAGCTCACCCGCGAATCGCTGGCGGAGGCCGAGCGCTGGGCGCGTGCCGCCGCCGACGCGGCGATCGCCGCCGACGGCGCTCGACGCGCCTAG
- a CDS encoding FKBP-type peptidyl-prolyl cis-trans isomerase yields MRRSLSLTTALIVSGLAVASLAACSSSSPSASSTATSTPASASCQNTKAGSVSDSVKVTGAFHETPTITFATPLKVKDVQRTVLIKGDGEKVKAGETVGLALAAYNGTTGKAIAADEGFGKQAAVSAPLDDKKFLPGFVRAAECLSVGSRAVVTATAEQAFGTAYSQLNLKKDDPVVLLTDIVNIPPKLPTKANGTPVAPTAGFPTVKLSTSGEPTITIPKADPPKETRIAQLKKGSGETVLPGDTVTVQYKGVLWRNGQMFDSSWSRGETASFQTTQVVKGFGKALEGQPVGSQVIAIIPPADGYGAAGQGEIKGTDTMVFVIDILGTTR; encoded by the coding sequence GTGCGCAGATCCCTCTCCCTCACCACAGCCCTGATCGTCTCCGGACTGGCCGTCGCGTCCCTGGCGGCGTGCAGCTCGTCGTCGCCGTCGGCGAGCTCGACCGCGACCTCGACGCCCGCCTCCGCCTCGTGCCAGAACACCAAGGCGGGCAGCGTCTCGGATTCGGTGAAGGTGACCGGCGCCTTCCACGAGACTCCGACGATCACGTTCGCCACCCCGCTGAAGGTGAAGGACGTCCAGCGCACCGTCCTGATCAAGGGCGACGGCGAGAAGGTGAAGGCGGGTGAGACCGTCGGACTCGCCCTCGCCGCGTACAACGGGACGACCGGCAAGGCGATCGCTGCCGACGAGGGCTTCGGCAAGCAGGCCGCCGTCTCGGCGCCGCTCGACGACAAGAAGTTCCTGCCCGGCTTCGTCCGCGCGGCGGAGTGCCTGTCCGTCGGGTCGCGTGCGGTCGTCACCGCGACGGCCGAGCAGGCGTTCGGCACCGCGTACTCTCAGCTCAACCTGAAGAAGGACGACCCGGTCGTGCTTCTGACGGACATCGTCAACATCCCGCCGAAGCTGCCCACCAAGGCGAACGGGACGCCCGTCGCACCCACCGCGGGATTCCCGACGGTGAAGCTGAGCACGTCCGGCGAGCCCACGATCACCATCCCGAAGGCGGACCCGCCGAAGGAGACCCGGATCGCTCAGCTCAAGAAGGGCTCCGGCGAGACGGTGCTCCCCGGCGACACCGTGACGGTCCAGTACAAGGGCGTGCTGTGGCGGAACGGTCAGATGTTCGACTCGAGCTGGAGTCGCGGCGAGACCGCGTCGTTCCAGACCACGCAGGTCGTCAAGGGATTCGGTAAGGCATTGGAGGGACAGCCCGTCGGCTCCCAGGTGATCGCGATCATCCCGCCGGCGGACGGCTACGGCGCCGCAGGCCAGGGCGAGATCAAGGGAACAGACACCATGGTCTTCGTGATCGACATCCTGGGGACGACCCGCTGA